The Crocinitomicaceae bacterium genome includes a region encoding these proteins:
- a CDS encoding DEAD/DEAH box helicase, with amino-acid sequence MQFNQLGIAQTILNNLIQEGYEQPTPVQSQAIPVLLKGRDLLGCAQTGTGKTAAFAIPILQLLSERGFGNGKKKILKVLVLTPTRELASQIGESFKVYGKGLGLTHTVIFGGVNQNPQVAQMKQGVDILIATPGRLIDLMNQGVIKLDTIDFFVLDEADRMLDMGFIHDINRILPKLPKKRQSIFFSATMPLSIANLANAILTNPEMVKVNPVSSTAETVKQEVYHVMKSMKRNLLKHIIAEKNMQQVLVFSRTKHGADRVARELAKANIPASAIHGDKAQGARERALSQFKERKIKALVATDIAARGIDIDSLEWVINFDLPNEPESYVHRIGRTGRAGASGTAISFCDIDERPYLKDIEKLIKIKIKEITDHPFQINARDEAEHQTNKGKQTSGQQQGNKRGNSNHGNNKKRSTQPADKNESKNKKRFFRKGR; translated from the coding sequence ATGCAATTCAACCAACTGGGCATTGCCCAAACAATTCTAAATAATTTAATTCAGGAAGGATATGAGCAACCGACACCTGTGCAATCTCAAGCGATTCCTGTTCTATTAAAAGGGCGAGATTTATTGGGTTGCGCGCAAACCGGCACCGGCAAAACAGCTGCATTTGCTATTCCTATTTTGCAATTATTGAGTGAGCGTGGATTTGGCAACGGCAAGAAAAAAATTTTGAAAGTATTGGTGCTAACACCCACGCGTGAACTTGCTTCACAAATTGGTGAGAGTTTTAAAGTGTATGGTAAAGGACTTGGTTTAACACATACAGTAATTTTTGGCGGGGTTAACCAGAATCCTCAAGTTGCTCAAATGAAACAAGGGGTTGATATTTTAATTGCAACGCCCGGTCGTTTGATTGATTTGATGAATCAAGGGGTGATTAAATTAGACACCATTGATTTTTTTGTTTTAGATGAAGCAGACAGAATGCTTGACATGGGTTTTATTCATGATATCAATCGCATTTTGCCTAAACTGCCAAAAAAAAGACAGAGTATTTTCTTTTCTGCAACCATGCCTTTGTCTATAGCAAATCTTGCAAATGCTATTTTAACTAATCCTGAAATGGTGAAGGTTAATCCGGTTTCATCCACGGCAGAAACGGTGAAGCAAGAGGTGTATCACGTGATGAAATCCATGAAAAGAAATTTACTGAAACATATCATTGCAGAAAAAAACATGCAACAGGTTTTAGTTTTTTCACGCACCAAACATGGAGCTGATCGTGTGGCAAGAGAATTGGCGAAAGCAAATATTCCGGCTTCAGCCATTCACGGCGATAAAGCGCAAGGTGCAAGAGAACGGGCGCTTTCTCAATTTAAAGAAAGAAAAATAAAAGCGCTTGTTGCAACAGACATTGCCGCCCGTGGTATTGATATTGACAGCCTGGAATGGGTAATTAATTTTGATTTACCAAACGAACCTGAATCATACGTTCACCGCATTGGTAGAACAGGTAGAGCAGGCGCAAGCGGAACTGCCATATCATTTTGTGATATTGATGAGCGGCCATATTTGAAAGACATAGAAAAACTCATCAAAATAAAAATCAAAGAAATTACTGATCACCCTTTTCAAATCAATGCACGGGATGAGGCAGAACATCAGACCAACAAAGGGAAACAAACCTCAGGGCAGCAGCAAGGCAACAAGCGTGGAAATTCAAATCACGGCAACAATAAAAAAAGATCAACACAGCCTGCTGATAAAAATGAAAGCAAGAATAAAAAAAGATTTTTCAGAAAGGGTAGATAA
- the accC gene encoding acetyl-CoA carboxylase biotin carboxylase subunit, whose translation MKKVLIANRGEIALRIMKTLRSMNIQSVAVYSDADKDAPFVNYADEAYCIGDAKPSESYLNMDKILGVATTVKADGIHPGYGFLSENAEFASRVAAAGIKFIGPTLEAIRIMGDKLSAKQAVKKYEVPMVPGTDSAIQDIESGIKIAREVGYPILIKASAGGGGKGMRTVEREEDFAQQFERASSEALSSFGNGAVFIEKFVQQPKHIEIQVIADQHGHVLYLNERECSIQRRHQKLVEEAPSPVVDSALRKKMGEAAVNVARSCNYEGVGTVEFLVDKDRNFYFLEMNTRLQVEHPVTEMITGLDLVEEQIKVARGEKLSYTQDEVKLDGHAIEVRICAEDPENNFLPDLGKIIRYRRPTGLGIRVDDAYDEGMNIPIMYDPMIAKLIVHAKDRDSAIEKMIQAIDQFEICGFSTTLGFCRFALNHAEFRNGKFTINFVADHFKPEYLKAEVNEDISASAYALFKKIKNDAEPVYLDQKYSAWKTNR comes from the coding sequence ATGAAAAAAGTGCTGATAGCTAATCGCGGAGAAATTGCATTGCGCATCATGAAAACCCTGCGCAGCATGAACATACAAAGTGTTGCAGTGTATTCAGACGCGGATAAAGATGCGCCCTTTGTAAACTATGCTGACGAAGCATATTGCATTGGAGATGCAAAGCCATCTGAGAGTTATTTGAACATGGATAAAATTCTGGGCGTTGCTACAACGGTGAAAGCTGATGGCATTCATCCGGGATATGGATTCTTATCTGAAAATGCTGAATTTGCATCACGTGTAGCTGCGGCAGGCATTAAATTTATTGGACCAACACTTGAGGCAATTCGCATCATGGGTGATAAATTATCAGCAAAACAAGCGGTAAAAAAATACGAAGTGCCTATGGTGCCCGGCACTGATTCTGCAATTCAGGATATTGAATCGGGAATAAAAATCGCACGAGAAGTTGGTTACCCAATTTTAATTAAAGCATCAGCCGGCGGCGGTGGTAAGGGAATGCGCACCGTTGAGCGTGAAGAAGATTTTGCACAACAATTTGAACGCGCAAGTTCTGAAGCGCTTTCTTCTTTTGGTAACGGTGCTGTGTTCATTGAGAAATTTGTTCAACAACCTAAGCATATAGAAATTCAGGTAATAGCTGATCAGCACGGACATGTACTTTATCTCAACGAGAGAGAATGTTCCATTCAACGCCGTCATCAAAAATTAGTTGAAGAGGCGCCATCTCCGGTTGTTGATTCAGCTCTCAGAAAAAAAATGGGTGAAGCCGCTGTGAATGTCGCACGCTCATGCAATTATGAAGGAGTTGGAACAGTGGAATTTTTAGTGGATAAGGACCGTAATTTTTATTTTCTAGAAATGAATACCCGTCTTCAGGTTGAACATCCGGTTACTGAAATGATCACCGGGTTAGACCTTGTGGAAGAACAAATAAAAGTTGCGCGCGGTGAAAAATTATCCTACACGCAAGATGAAGTTAAACTGGATGGACACGCAATTGAAGTAAGAATTTGCGCTGAAGATCCTGAAAATAATTTTCTTCCTGATCTTGGAAAAATAATACGCTATCGTCGGCCAACCGGACTTGGAATACGGGTTGATGATGCCTATGATGAAGGCATGAACATTCCCATCATGTATGACCCCATGATTGCAAAATTGATTGTGCATGCAAAAGATCGTGACTCAGCTATTGAAAAAATGATTCAGGCTATTGATCAATTTGAAATTTGCGGTTTTTCAACCACACTTGGATTTTGTCGCTTTGCCTTAAATCATGCTGAATTCAGGAACGGAAAATTCACCATCAATTTTGTTGCTGATCATTTTAAACCTGAATATCTAAAAGCAGAAGTGAATGAAGATATATCAGCATCTGCTTACGCCTTGTTTAAAAAGATAAAAAACGATGCTGAGCCTGTTTATCTTGATCAAAAATATTCTGCATGGAAAACGAATAGGTAA